In Legionella lytica, one genomic interval encodes:
- the dusA gene encoding tRNA dihydrouridine(20/20a) synthase DusA: protein MTSDILFSSLAIAPMIDWTYSHFRVFMRILAPHSLLYTEMQTTGAIQNNPERSLRFKEQEHPLALQLGGSDPQALALSAKLAQAEGYDEININLGCPSDRVKAGHFGACLMNQPKLVVDCIKAMCDAVTIPVTAKTRIGIDHQDSYEFFSDFVHQLVEAGSQKIIVHARKAWLNGLSPKQNRTIPPVNYDFVYKIRKEIPHIPVVINGNIKSYSEIKEHLEHVDGVMLGRLACDNPYQIASIHHALYPESPMLLRSQLFNQYKDYLITEYHQGTALSLLVKPIFNLAYGLPGASQWKKTLMHLLQTKDLSLFEQVNHYLLEIEEVVAL from the coding sequence ATGACATCGGACATTCTATTTTCATCTTTAGCAATTGCCCCCATGATTGACTGGACTTACAGTCATTTTCGCGTTTTCATGCGTATTCTGGCCCCACATTCGCTTTTATATACAGAAATGCAAACTACTGGCGCAATTCAAAATAATCCAGAGCGCTCTTTACGATTTAAAGAGCAAGAGCATCCGTTAGCGCTTCAATTGGGAGGTTCTGATCCACAGGCCCTGGCGCTATCCGCTAAATTGGCGCAAGCAGAAGGCTATGATGAGATTAATATTAACTTGGGATGCCCAAGTGATCGAGTAAAAGCAGGGCATTTTGGTGCGTGCTTAATGAATCAGCCTAAACTGGTGGTTGATTGTATCAAGGCCATGTGCGATGCAGTGACAATACCGGTTACAGCAAAAACAAGAATTGGTATTGATCACCAGGACAGTTATGAGTTTTTTAGTGATTTTGTGCATCAATTAGTTGAGGCGGGTAGCCAAAAAATTATTGTACATGCCCGAAAAGCTTGGCTTAACGGCCTAAGTCCAAAACAAAATCGTACAATTCCTCCAGTTAATTATGATTTTGTTTATAAAATAAGAAAAGAAATTCCTCATATTCCCGTGGTCATTAACGGCAATATTAAAAGTTACTCAGAAATTAAGGAACATCTTGAGCATGTAGATGGTGTCATGTTAGGGCGCTTGGCTTGTGATAATCCCTATCAAATAGCCAGTATTCATCATGCTCTTTACCCAGAAAGCCCAATGCTGTTACGTAGTCAGTTATTTAACCAGTATAAAGATTATTTGATTACGGAATATCATCAAGGTACGGCCCTTAGTTTATTGGTAAAACCAATATTTAATTTGGCTTATGGTTTGCCGGGTGCTAGTCAGTGGAAAAAAACATTAATGCATCTCTTGCAAACTAAAGATTTGTCCCTATTTGAGCAAGTAAACCATTATCTATTAGAGATAGAAGAGGTTGTAGCATTATAA
- the secA gene encoding preprotein translocase subunit SecA, with protein MLNTLIKKMFGSRNERTLRRMEKAVVAINAFESQMQALTDAELAEKTAQFKARFNDGESLDELLAEAFATVREVSVRTLGLRHFDVQLIGGMVLHEGNIAEMRTGEGKTLVATLPAYLNAITGRGVHVVTVNDYLAKRDSQWMRPIFEFLGLTIGVIYPDMSHSEKQAAYRCDIVYGTNNEYGFDYLRDNMAFSLTDKVQRELNFAIVDEVDSILIDEARTPLIISGAAEDSSELYIKINKLIPNLKKQESEEAGDGDYTIDEKQKQAHLTDAGHQHIEELLLKAGLLEQGESLYHASNIMLMHHVNAALKAHAMFHRDIDYIVSDNQVVIVDEHTGRTMPGRRWSEGLHQAVEAKEGVAIQNENQTLASITFQNFFRMYNKLSGMTGTADTEAYELQQIYNLDVVVIPTNKPMMRKDEADLVYLNQEDKFQAVIDDVRACVERKQPVLVGTASIEASEFLSQLLNKAKIKHQVLNAKFHEKEAQIIAEAGRPGAVTIATNMAGRGTDIVLGGSLSADLTQLTETATAEEREEVKRVWQKRHEEVLASGGLRIIGSERHESRRIDNQLRGRSGRQGDVGSSRFYLSLEDNLMRIFASERVASMMRRLGMKPGEPIEHTLVTKAIENAQRKLEGHHFDVRKQLLEYDNVANDQRQVIYTQRASIMEMADTEEVVTMMREEVINNLVDTYIPPQSLEDQWEPKVLNDVLSEEFKLKTPLLEWIEKDHHIQPEQIKEKILDLAVTHYDAKVQQAGRPVMSQFEKSVILQTLDNQWREHLAAMDQLRQGIHLRGYAQKDPKQEYKKEAFSLFTSMLDNLKYDVVRLLSSVEIQSEADVDAVEEQRRADQVSKMSLNHGELFNDDESGSPQSQTFRRQEKKIGRNDPCPCGSGKKYKSCHGSLS; from the coding sequence ATGCTGAATACGTTGATCAAGAAAATGTTTGGAAGCCGAAATGAGCGTACATTGCGGCGTATGGAAAAGGCAGTAGTGGCTATTAATGCGTTTGAATCTCAGATGCAAGCCCTGACTGATGCCGAGTTAGCAGAGAAAACTGCACAATTTAAAGCCCGTTTTAATGACGGAGAAAGTCTTGATGAGCTATTAGCGGAAGCATTTGCTACGGTCCGAGAAGTGTCTGTACGTACTTTAGGATTACGCCATTTTGACGTGCAATTGATAGGTGGAATGGTATTGCATGAAGGAAATATTGCCGAAATGCGTACTGGGGAAGGAAAAACTTTAGTTGCAACATTACCTGCTTATTTGAATGCAATTACTGGTCGTGGCGTACATGTGGTTACAGTTAACGATTACCTCGCTAAGCGCGATAGTCAGTGGATGCGTCCTATATTTGAATTTTTAGGATTAACTATTGGCGTAATTTATCCAGATATGTCTCATAGCGAGAAACAAGCTGCATATCGTTGCGATATCGTATATGGAACTAATAATGAATACGGTTTCGATTACTTACGCGATAATATGGCCTTTAGCTTAACTGATAAAGTGCAACGAGAGCTTAATTTTGCCATCGTAGACGAGGTAGACTCCATTCTTATTGACGAAGCACGTACTCCATTAATTATCTCTGGTGCAGCTGAAGACAGTTCTGAATTATACATTAAAATTAATAAACTAATCCCGAACCTGAAAAAGCAAGAAAGTGAAGAGGCTGGTGATGGCGATTATACGATTGATGAAAAACAAAAGCAGGCGCATTTAACGGATGCAGGGCATCAACACATCGAAGAGTTATTGCTTAAGGCTGGTTTGTTAGAGCAAGGTGAGAGCCTGTATCACGCAAGCAATATTATGCTGATGCACCATGTTAACGCTGCATTAAAAGCACACGCTATGTTCCATCGGGATATCGATTACATTGTTAGCGATAATCAAGTAGTTATTGTTGATGAGCACACTGGACGTACTATGCCTGGCCGTAGATGGTCTGAAGGTTTGCATCAAGCTGTTGAAGCGAAAGAAGGTGTGGCAATTCAAAATGAAAACCAAACCTTAGCATCCATTACCTTCCAGAATTTTTTCCGTATGTACAATAAGTTGTCTGGAATGACGGGTACAGCAGATACAGAAGCTTATGAATTACAACAAATTTATAACCTTGATGTTGTGGTTATTCCGACCAATAAACCCATGATGCGTAAAGATGAGGCTGATTTGGTTTATTTAAATCAAGAAGATAAATTCCAAGCTGTTATTGATGACGTGCGTGCTTGTGTGGAGCGCAAACAGCCTGTTCTTGTTGGTACCGCATCAATTGAAGCGTCTGAGTTCTTAAGTCAACTGCTTAATAAAGCGAAGATTAAGCATCAAGTATTGAACGCTAAGTTCCATGAAAAAGAAGCTCAAATTATTGCTGAAGCAGGGCGTCCTGGCGCGGTAACCATTGCTACGAACATGGCTGGTCGTGGTACTGACATCGTGTTAGGTGGAAGCTTATCTGCTGATTTAACCCAATTGACCGAAACTGCTACCGCTGAAGAAAGAGAAGAAGTAAAACGAGTATGGCAAAAACGTCATGAAGAAGTTCTTGCATCAGGCGGTTTAAGAATTATTGGTTCTGAGCGCCATGAATCACGCCGTATTGATAATCAGTTACGTGGTCGTTCTGGTCGTCAAGGAGACGTAGGCAGCAGCCGTTTCTATCTATCACTTGAAGATAATTTGATGCGTATTTTTGCTTCAGAACGTGTTGCATCCATGATGCGACGCTTAGGAATGAAGCCTGGAGAACCAATCGAACACACTCTGGTGACTAAAGCGATTGAAAATGCTCAACGTAAATTAGAAGGTCATCATTTTGATGTCAGAAAGCAGTTGCTGGAATACGATAACGTGGCGAATGATCAACGACAAGTCATTTATACGCAACGTGCGTCTATTATGGAAATGGCCGATACTGAAGAAGTCGTAACAATGATGCGTGAAGAAGTAATCAACAATCTTGTTGATACTTACATTCCTCCACAAAGTTTAGAAGATCAGTGGGAGCCTAAGGTATTAAACGATGTTTTATCTGAAGAGTTTAAATTAAAAACGCCTTTGCTTGAGTGGATTGAAAAAGATCATCATATTCAACCTGAACAAATTAAAGAGAAAATTCTTGATTTAGCTGTAACGCATTATGATGCAAAAGTACAGCAGGCTGGTAGACCTGTTATGTCGCAGTTTGAAAAATCGGTGATTTTACAAACTTTAGATAATCAATGGCGTGAACATTTGGCAGCAATGGATCAATTGCGTCAAGGAATTCATTTACGTGGTTATGCTCAGAAAGATCCAAAGCAAGAGTATAAAAAAGAAGCATTTTCTTTATTTACCAGTATGCTGGATAACTTAAAATACGATGTGGTTCGCCTGCTTTCTTCAGTTGAAATTCAAAGCGAGGCTGATGTAGATGCAGTTGAAGAGCAGCGTCGTGCTGATCAAGTAAGTAAAATGAGCTTAAATCATGGCGAGTTGTTCAATGACGATGAAAGTGGTTCTCCACAATCACAGACTTTCAGACGCCAGGAAAAGAAAATTGGGCGCAATGATCCATGCCCATGTGGTTCAGGTAAGAAATACAAATCATGTCATGGTAGTTTGTCGTGA
- the mutT gene encoding 8-oxo-dGTP diphosphatase MutT, translating to MKVAVAIIIDEQQRILVTQRPLHASHGGYWEFPGGKLEANELAEQALIREIKEEVGLDVLKHEFLGEVHHQYAERSVQLFIFLVTQFSGSPTCIEGQLAMKWIHQNELNPDEFPEANREVMQLIPKQ from the coding sequence ATTAAAGTCGCTGTAGCCATTATTATTGACGAACAGCAGCGTATCTTAGTGACTCAACGCCCACTCCATGCATCGCATGGTGGGTATTGGGAGTTCCCCGGTGGTAAATTAGAAGCCAACGAACTTGCCGAACAAGCGTTAATCCGAGAGATAAAGGAAGAAGTTGGTTTGGATGTGCTTAAACATGAGTTTCTTGGTGAAGTGCATCATCAATATGCTGAACGGTCAGTGCAATTGTTTATTTTTCTAGTAACGCAATTTTCCGGAAGTCCTACATGCATTGAAGGACAGCTTGCGATGAAATGGATTCATCAAAATGAGCTAAACCCTGATGAGTTTCCTGAAGCGAATCGGGAAGTGATGCAGTTAATCCCTAAACAGTAG
- a CDS encoding endonuclease/exonuclease/phosphatase family protein, with translation MKLVTLNLWGGHLRIPLLKFINHHKDVDIFCLQEVYHQAHRVISRQERELSLNIFSDLQKLLPEHYAIFKPAVDNVYGIAMLLRKNIDILSEGEINIHQKKYHPGIGENHPRNMQWVECESNNQTYSILNVHGLWNGRGKSDTPDRIAQSMRIRHFMDTINTPKILCGDFNLRPNTQSMHIIEEGMTNLITANKVRSTRTSYYKKSEKFADYILTSPEIKINQFEVMSEEVSDHAALYLDFN, from the coding sequence ATGAAGCTAGTTACATTAAATTTATGGGGGGGGCATTTAAGGATCCCCTTATTAAAATTTATAAATCATCATAAGGATGTGGATATTTTTTGTCTGCAAGAGGTCTATCACCAGGCGCATCGCGTTATCTCTCGCCAAGAACGAGAATTAAGTTTGAATATTTTCTCAGACCTACAAAAATTACTTCCCGAACATTACGCCATTTTTAAACCCGCAGTAGATAATGTTTATGGCATAGCCATGTTATTAAGAAAAAACATAGATATTTTGAGTGAGGGTGAAATTAATATTCATCAAAAAAAATATCATCCAGGAATTGGCGAGAATCATCCGCGTAACATGCAGTGGGTAGAATGTGAATCCAATAATCAAACCTATTCAATTTTAAATGTACATGGACTTTGGAATGGTCGTGGTAAAAGTGATACCCCTGATCGAATCGCGCAGTCCATGCGTATACGCCATTTTATGGATACAATTAATACACCTAAAATACTGTGCGGCGATTTTAATTTAAGGCCAAACACACAAAGCATGCATATTATCGAAGAAGGCATGACTAACCTTATTACCGCTAATAAGGTACGTTCTACACGCACCAGTTATTATAAAAAAAGTGAAAAATTTGCGGACTACATCCTGACTTCGCCAGAAATAAAAATTAATCAATTCGAAGTCATGAGTGAAGAAGTTTCAGATCATGCAGCGTTGTACCTGGATTTTAATTAA
- a CDS encoding c-type cytochrome — MNGLKYILLITCICLTSIAYTQSESQLRIITPDRTVTFDREALLTHPALTPVTINNDRAYPNQIMSHKGIPLCKLLRPYVAPGNKMIEFVAKDDFHVYVPAQKIMDCSKHSSIGMLTIEPQSKWPVIDNHTGTTAGPYEIIWLYPERSYISNEYWAWSVVAIKIMNDHDYKDLLPAPKTADQSIINGHKIYISHCEGCHAMNRIGKSKIGPDLNCSKNPWEYYPDRVVLKKFIREPKSVRVLSKGRMSGSDPISLSENDLDDLIKFFAVMKNKKEC; from the coding sequence GTGAACGGATTGAAATATATTTTATTAATCACCTGTATTTGTCTTACATCTATAGCCTATACACAATCAGAATCCCAATTACGTATTATAACCCCCGATAGAACAGTTACCTTCGACCGAGAGGCTCTGCTTACTCATCCAGCACTCACTCCAGTAACAATTAACAATGATCGCGCCTATCCTAATCAAATTATGTCTCATAAAGGAATACCTTTATGTAAACTCCTCAGGCCTTATGTTGCTCCGGGTAATAAAATGATTGAGTTCGTTGCCAAAGATGATTTTCATGTCTATGTGCCAGCGCAGAAAATTATGGATTGTAGTAAGCACTCATCCATTGGAATGCTGACAATAGAACCCCAATCTAAATGGCCGGTGATTGATAATCATACTGGAACTACGGCAGGACCTTATGAAATTATTTGGCTTTATCCTGAACGTTCATACATCTCTAATGAATATTGGGCTTGGAGTGTCGTTGCTATAAAGATAATGAATGATCATGATTATAAAGACTTATTACCCGCTCCTAAGACTGCGGATCAATCGATTATTAATGGTCATAAGATATATATTAGTCATTGTGAAGGATGCCATGCGATGAATCGCATTGGGAAAAGTAAGATTGGTCCTGATTTAAATTGCTCTAAAAATCCATGGGAATATTACCCTGATCGAGTGGTGCTGAAAAAGTTTATTCGTGAGCCTAAATCGGTTCGGGTTTTGTCTAAGGGAAGGATGAGTGGTTCTGATCCTATATCCCTATCTGAAAATGATCTGGATGATTTAATTAAGTTTTTCGCGGTGATGAAGAACAAAAAGGAATGCTAA
- the coaE gene encoding dephospho-CoA kinase (Dephospho-CoA kinase (CoaE) performs the final step in coenzyme A biosynthesis.), whose translation MVYCVGLTGGIASGKSTAAEVFAELGIHVVNADKISRILTTQGQDAYTQIVAHYGPEILNEHNELNRNALRTIIFSDPKERTWLEQLLHPLIRQKIKEQVGLTTTPYCIVEIPLLIDKKAYPYINRVLLIQAPKHIQIERLMQRDKCNQEQALSILAAQPDTNLRLKNADDIIINDAGTDKLKTAIIDLHHKYLLKT comes from the coding sequence ATGGTGTATTGTGTGGGTTTAACAGGTGGGATTGCAAGCGGCAAGAGTACTGCAGCCGAGGTATTTGCAGAGTTAGGAATACATGTTGTTAACGCGGATAAAATATCACGTATTCTGACTACGCAAGGTCAAGATGCTTATACTCAAATTGTTGCACATTATGGTCCGGAAATTTTAAATGAACATAATGAACTTAATCGTAACGCATTAAGAACGATTATCTTTAGCGACCCCAAAGAGCGCACTTGGCTTGAGCAGCTACTACATCCTCTTATCCGTCAAAAAATTAAAGAGCAAGTTGGCTTAACCACCACACCATATTGCATTGTAGAAATTCCTTTGCTAATCGATAAGAAGGCCTACCCATATATTAACCGTGTTTTATTAATTCAAGCGCCCAAACACATACAAATAGAACGCCTTATGCAACGTGATAAGTGTAATCAAGAGCAAGCCCTATCCATTTTGGCAGCACAACCCGATACAAACCTACGTTTAAAAAATGCAGATGATATTATTATTAACGATGCAGGAACAGATAAGCTAAAAACAGCAATTATTGACCTGCATCATAAATATCTCCTAAAAACATAG
- a CDS encoding EAL domain-containing protein — protein sequence MMWQNSIANAYTQALKAAHNSAYSLDNLIDETFSRLETLPIFKKANLDCKADLLPYLNYINTAHPEILGIATKDTDHGLICSTLPYNKSFLLNGDISSKTIVGPLQLPTYNFPIYSLKKDFGHYQIELIFIASMLEALLKPTGQDNFTIILYDKNNKKDLLRISNKPKKSLIYNPVTNPRLPLIVKPIVAHVNLHSIKGVAVKLIYSPQVLFSNLRNKQILLTIDILILSFFSYYLLNNLIRARTSLKWSIKRAIKRQLFYPVYQPIFSVKLNRYSSVEVLLRWRTKYGEIIMPDSFITEAEETGLIVPITLQILEIAFRETQDILKANPLFHLSINICAAHFIDPDFFDKFYQLQQDYSIASTQVLLEITERNLLDEHDEIYLKRMHELCNKGFSLAIDDYGTGHASLSYLQHFPFSYLKIDKMYVQAIGTKAITELLNDAIIDLAKKMNLIIIAEGVETKEQANYLLKNEVQLLQGWYFSKALSIEQLKSLL from the coding sequence ATGATGTGGCAGAACTCTATTGCTAATGCATACACCCAAGCGTTAAAAGCAGCTCATAATTCAGCATATAGCCTTGATAATTTAATAGATGAAACCTTTTCTCGACTGGAGACATTACCCATTTTTAAAAAAGCTAATTTAGATTGTAAAGCAGATCTTCTGCCCTATTTAAATTACATAAATACTGCTCACCCTGAAATTTTAGGCATCGCGACTAAGGATACCGACCATGGGCTTATTTGTTCCACTTTACCTTACAATAAAAGCTTTCTTTTAAATGGAGACATCTCATCAAAAACTATAGTAGGCCCCCTTCAATTACCTACTTATAATTTTCCGATTTATTCATTAAAAAAGGATTTTGGCCATTACCAAATAGAGTTAATTTTTATAGCATCCATGCTTGAAGCGCTCCTCAAACCAACGGGACAAGACAATTTCACGATCATTTTATATGATAAGAACAATAAAAAAGATTTGCTTAGAATTTCTAATAAACCAAAAAAATCACTGATATATAATCCGGTCACAAACCCCAGGCTTCCTTTAATTGTTAAACCCATTGTTGCCCACGTAAATCTCCATAGTATTAAAGGCGTCGCTGTAAAATTAATTTATTCGCCTCAAGTTCTATTTAGCAACTTACGAAACAAGCAAATTCTACTTACTATTGATATTTTAATTTTGTCTTTTTTTTCATATTACTTACTAAACAATTTGATTCGTGCGCGCACTTCGTTAAAATGGTCGATAAAAAGAGCCATCAAACGCCAACTGTTTTATCCCGTCTATCAACCAATTTTTAGTGTTAAGCTAAATCGATATTCCAGTGTTGAGGTTCTGTTAAGGTGGAGAACGAAATATGGCGAAATTATTATGCCCGATTCGTTTATAACAGAAGCTGAAGAAACTGGATTAATTGTTCCTATTACACTACAAATTCTTGAAATTGCCTTTAGAGAAACTCAAGATATTTTAAAAGCTAATCCATTATTCCATTTATCAATCAACATTTGTGCGGCTCATTTTATCGACCCTGACTTTTTTGATAAGTTTTATCAATTACAACAGGACTATTCAATTGCATCAACACAGGTTTTACTTGAAATTACAGAGCGTAACTTACTCGATGAGCATGACGAAATTTATCTAAAAAGGATGCACGAATTATGCAACAAAGGATTTTCACTAGCGATTGATGATTATGGTACTGGCCATGCAAGTTTAAGCTACTTACAACATTTCCCTTTCAGCTATTTGAAAATAGATAAAATGTATGTTCAGGCTATTGGTACGAAAGCCATTACCGAATTACTCAACGATGCAATCATTGATTTGGCTAAAAAAATGAATTTAATTATTATTGCAGAAGGTGTTGAAACTAAAGAACAAGCCAATTATTTACTTAAGAATGAAGTACAATTATTACAAGGGTGGTATTTTTCAAAGGCTCTATCTATTGAGCAATTAAAAAGCCTGCTTTAG
- the bioA gene encoding adenosylmethionine--8-amino-7-oxononanoate transaminase, whose protein sequence is MVNIEQLIHRDLKHVWHPCAQMKDFEAIPPLVVERAQGSYLYTNKGPLIDGISSWWCKSLGHGHPAIIEAITNQLHRFEHVIAANTTHPALVELAEELAQVTQKQHIFFGSDGSSAVEIALKLTIHANQIKGLNHKKQFIALKNGYHGETLATMGTSDLGLYKAPYEAYGVPCHFLEHIPYVSGKNDPLWDNCDEYWPATERQLNALAEKTCAVIFEPIVQGAGGMLCYSPDFLKKLSLWAQANDVYLIADEIMTGLCRTGEWLACDHAGIKPDLICLSKGLTSGSVPLSCVMIDNNIFELFYNDYSSGNSFLHSHTYSGHSLAVCAALATIKTMHAEQIIHQARSLGDYMFACMQEIAQVSGKLTNVRGVGALVAADLEITTPSSRIGNKIYQQALEHGALIRPIGTTLYWLPPLNTNRDIIGNLAEITLNSIKDAYA, encoded by the coding sequence ATGGTCAACATAGAACAATTAATTCATCGTGATTTAAAACATGTTTGGCATCCTTGTGCTCAAATGAAGGATTTTGAAGCAATTCCCCCACTCGTTGTTGAACGCGCCCAAGGAAGTTACCTTTATACCAATAAAGGGCCGCTTATCGATGGAATTTCCAGCTGGTGGTGCAAATCTTTAGGTCATGGACATCCCGCAATAATCGAGGCCATAACAAATCAGCTGCACCGCTTCGAACATGTCATTGCCGCAAATACCACACATCCCGCTTTAGTTGAACTGGCTGAGGAATTAGCCCAGGTCACCCAAAAGCAACATATATTCTTTGGAAGTGACGGCTCTAGTGCGGTTGAAATCGCCTTAAAACTGACAATTCATGCAAATCAAATCAAAGGACTAAACCATAAAAAGCAATTTATTGCTCTGAAAAATGGCTATCATGGAGAAACCCTTGCCACAATGGGAACGAGTGATTTGGGCCTTTATAAAGCGCCTTACGAAGCCTACGGCGTGCCCTGCCATTTTCTTGAACATATTCCTTATGTCTCAGGAAAAAATGATCCATTATGGGATAATTGTGATGAATATTGGCCTGCAACAGAAAGGCAATTAAATGCGCTTGCTGAAAAAACCTGTGCGGTTATTTTTGAACCCATAGTCCAGGGGGCTGGCGGAATGTTGTGTTATAGCCCTGACTTTCTAAAAAAACTGTCTCTATGGGCCCAAGCAAACGACGTTTACCTCATTGCCGATGAAATCATGACAGGGCTTTGCCGAACGGGTGAATGGCTGGCCTGTGATCATGCAGGTATTAAGCCGGACTTAATTTGCTTATCGAAAGGTTTAACCTCGGGTTCAGTTCCACTAAGCTGCGTGATGATCGATAACAACATTTTTGAGCTTTTTTATAATGACTACTCCAGCGGCAATTCGTTTCTGCATTCACATACCTATAGTGGTCATTCATTAGCTGTCTGCGCAGCCTTAGCCACCATAAAAACGATGCATGCAGAACAGATTATTCACCAAGCACGTTCGCTTGGCGATTATATGTTTGCCTGCATGCAAGAAATTGCACAAGTATCAGGTAAACTAACCAATGTTCGCGGTGTTGGCGCCCTAGTTGCTGCCGATTTAGAAATAACAACACCATCAAGTCGCATAGGAAATAAAATATACCAGCAAGCATTAGAGCATGGCGCTTTAATACGCCCTATTGGAACTACCCTTTATTGGCTTCCTCCATTAAATACAAATAGAGATATTATTGGGAATTTAGCAGAAATCACACTAAACTCTATAAAGGACGCCTATGCATAA
- the bioB gene encoding biotin synthase BioB — MTQNKKKWSTSEITAIYEQSFNDLLNQAHSIHRENHDANALQFATLLSIKTGACPEDCGYCSQSGHHQTHVEKEKLMTVDAVLKSAQEAKDGGAKRFCMGAAWRCPPDKVMPQLQEMITGVKALGLETCMTLGMLNKEQAMCLKEAGLDYYNHNIDTSPSYYEKVVTTRKFSERLETLDNVRKAGINVCCGGILGLGETREDRIEFLLTLANMDTPPESVPINRLIPVEGTPLAKAQPVEGIELVRTIAAARILMPKSVIRLTAGRTEMSDELQALCYFAGANSVFIGDKLLTEDNPQRTKDKVLFNKLGLTELVEA, encoded by the coding sequence GTGACTCAAAATAAAAAAAAATGGTCAACATCTGAAATTACTGCAATCTATGAGCAATCATTTAATGATTTATTAAATCAAGCACATAGTATCCATAGAGAAAACCATGATGCAAATGCCTTACAGTTTGCTACCTTACTAAGTATCAAAACAGGAGCCTGCCCAGAGGACTGCGGCTATTGCTCCCAAAGTGGTCATCATCAGACACATGTAGAAAAAGAAAAGTTGATGACGGTTGATGCGGTGCTAAAAAGTGCGCAAGAAGCAAAAGATGGTGGTGCGAAGCGTTTTTGCATGGGGGCTGCTTGGCGTTGTCCTCCAGATAAAGTAATGCCTCAATTACAAGAAATGATCACAGGTGTTAAGGCGCTAGGCTTAGAGACCTGTATGACCTTAGGTATGCTTAATAAAGAGCAAGCAATGTGCTTAAAAGAGGCTGGCCTAGATTACTATAACCACAATATCGATACGTCTCCTTCTTATTATGAAAAAGTGGTTACTACCCGTAAATTTAGTGAGCGTTTAGAAACTTTAGATAATGTGCGTAAAGCGGGTATTAACGTGTGTTGTGGTGGAATTTTAGGCTTAGGTGAGACTCGAGAGGATCGTATTGAGTTTTTATTAACTTTAGCCAATATGGATACACCACCCGAAAGTGTTCCAATTAACCGTCTAATCCCAGTTGAAGGAACTCCATTAGCAAAGGCTCAACCTGTTGAGGGTATTGAGTTGGTACGTACTATTGCCGCTGCTCGCATATTAATGCCCAAAAGTGTAATTCGTTTAACCGCAGGACGTACTGAGATGAGCGATGAGTTGCAGGCCTTGTGTTATTTTGCGGGTGCAAACTCCGTGTTTATTGGTGATAAGTTATTAACGGAAGATAATCCACAACGCACTAAAGATAAGGTGTTGTTTAATAAATTAGGCTTAACCGAACTGGTTGAAGCCTAA